A window of the Chloroflexota bacterium genome harbors these coding sequences:
- a CDS encoding 2-oxoacid:acceptor oxidoreductase family protein codes for MKANHNVIIAGIGGQGVMLAGLTLAQAALEEYPYAVWLPSMTTAQRGGPCEATVVFSRETIASPLVWRPQAIVIMEASQLKSFLPRVKPGGWVVTESAGLNQRIDRGDVHIAKVPAIQLSVALTGDSQAANLVLLGAYIQATGVLSPSLLVSQLEKRFARSEKLKANIAAFHEGLKQGRTTIGQRR; via the coding sequence GTGAAGGCAAACCACAATGTGATTATAGCCGGCATCGGGGGCCAGGGGGTGATGCTGGCCGGCCTGACCCTGGCCCAGGCCGCCCTGGAGGAGTATCCCTATGCGGTCTGGCTCCCCTCCATGACCACGGCCCAGCGGGGCGGGCCCTGCGAGGCCACCGTTGTCTTCTCCAGAGAGACCATCGCCTCGCCCCTGGTATGGCGGCCCCAGGCCATTGTCATTATGGAGGCCTCCCAGCTGAAGTCCTTTCTGCCCCGGGTGAAGCCCGGGGGCTGGGTGGTCACCGAGAGCGCCGGCCTCAATCAGAGAATAGACCGGGGGGATGTCCATATCGCGAAGGTGCCCGCTATCCAGCTATCCGTGGCCCTCACCGGCGACAGCCAGGCGGCCAACCTGGTCCTCCTGGGGGCCTACATCCAGGCCACGGGGGTCCTGTCCCCTTCTCTCCTGGTGAGTCAGTTGGAGAAGAGGTTTGCCCGCAGTGAGAAGCTCAAGGCGAATATCGCCGCTTTTCACGAGGGCTTGAAGCAGGGGAGAACCACAATTGGACAGAGGAGGTAG
- a CDS encoding 2-oxoglutarate oxidoreductase produces the protein MEKVRVTGGSPLWTRPEFATIPFCPGCQEPVASEALLQVLEETGLVGEAIAVVGIGCNSFLPFLWKMDFVMAAHGRPPDVATAVKRILKYPLVFTVQGDGDCFAIGAGSTVSAAIRGEKITIIMLNNNNYGTTGGQMSPTTLLGQKTSTTALGRGGNEEGFPAHVAETMATFKGVCYSARTAVNDPASFQRTKRCLRTAFQMQMEGLGLSFVEIIVACPPNRRLSPLETIKWIDDEVLAEFPLGEFKNVGREEMEDREPVEVKG, from the coding sequence ATGGAGAAGGTGAGGGTGACGGGGGGCTCCCCACTCTGGACAAGGCCGGAGTTTGCCACCATCCCTTTCTGCCCGGGTTGCCAGGAGCCCGTGGCCTCGGAAGCTCTTCTCCAGGTGCTGGAGGAGACGGGTCTGGTAGGGGAGGCTATTGCCGTGGTGGGGATAGGCTGCAACAGCTTTCTCCCCTTCCTCTGGAAGATGGACTTCGTGATGGCTGCCCATGGCCGCCCCCCCGATGTGGCCACGGCCGTAAAGCGCATCCTCAAGTACCCCCTGGTGTTCACCGTCCAGGGGGATGGGGACTGCTTTGCCATTGGCGCAGGCTCTACCGTCTCCGCGGCCATCCGGGGGGAGAAGATAACCATCATCATGCTCAACAATAACAACTACGGCACTACCGGCGGCCAGATGTCGCCCACCACCCTCCTGGGGCAGAAGACCTCCACCACCGCCCTGGGCCGGGGAGGAAACGAGGAAGGCTTCCCCGCCCATGTGGCTGAGACTATGGCCACCTTTAAGGGTGTCTGCTACAGCGCCCGGACGGCGGTCAATGACCCCGCCAGCTTTCAGCGCACCAAACGCTGCCTCCGCACCGCCTTCCAGATGCAGATGGAGGGCCTGGGGCTCAGCTTTGTGGAGATAATTGTGGCCTGCCCCCCCAACCGCCGCCTCAGTCCCCTGGAGACCATCAAATGGATTGACGATGAAGTCCTTGCCGAGTTCCCCCTGGGGGAGTTTAAGAATGTGGGCCGGGAGGAGATGGAGGACAGGGAACCGGTGGAGGTCAAGGGGTGA
- the vorB gene encoding 3-methyl-2-oxobutanoate dehydrogenase subunit VorB, translated as MVQRLLLQGNEAAGWGALAAGCGAFFGYPITPQNELTEWFAREFPPRGKVFVQSQSETASINMLYGAAATGVRAMTSTSSPGWGLMQEGMSNLANAELPCVVVLVSRGGPGVGTTRHSQMDYTSATRGGGGGGYRNIVLAPWSVQELHDHVQLAFYLADKYRNPTVVLSDAILGQMAEPLEVKALDFGSLPPKDWAVKGITRHQDGQRRGLSAGQGFFPSPQYPTYLDFMSAFDRKLKAMRASEVRYEAHCVEDARLILVAFGSTARMALEATQAARERGMKVGLVRPISLWPFPYEAIRKLCKSAKFLVVEDNLGQMLEDVEMAAGEVHFLGMLARHEPREQGMVFPDKVLEKIEEVY; from the coding sequence ATGGTCCAGAGGCTCTTACTCCAGGGCAATGAGGCGGCGGGGTGGGGGGCCTTGGCGGCGGGCTGTGGCGCATTCTTCGGCTATCCCATTACCCCTCAGAATGAGCTGACCGAGTGGTTTGCCCGGGAGTTCCCTCCCCGGGGCAAGGTCTTCGTCCAGTCCCAGTCGGAAACGGCCAGCATCAACATGCTCTACGGTGCCGCCGCTACCGGGGTCAGGGCCATGACCTCCACCTCCAGCCCCGGCTGGGGCCTGATGCAGGAGGGGATGTCCAACCTGGCCAATGCCGAACTGCCCTGCGTGGTGGTGCTGGTCTCCCGGGGGGGCCCGGGGGTGGGCACTACCCGCCATTCCCAGATGGATTACACCTCAGCCACCAGAGGGGGAGGAGGGGGGGGATACCGCAATATTGTCCTGGCCCCCTGGTCGGTCCAGGAGCTCCATGACCATGTCCAGCTCGCCTTCTACCTGGCCGATAAATACCGCAACCCCACGGTGGTCCTTTCCGATGCCATCCTGGGGCAGATGGCTGAGCCCCTGGAGGTGAAGGCGCTGGACTTCGGCTCATTGCCCCCCAAGGACTGGGCGGTGAAGGGGATAACCCGCCACCAAGATGGCCAGCGCCGGGGCCTCAGCGCAGGCCAGGGTTTCTTCCCTTCCCCCCAGTACCCTACCTATCTGGACTTCATGTCTGCTTTTGACAGGAAGCTCAAGGCCATGAGGGCCAGCGAGGTTCGTTACGAGGCCCACTGTGTGGAGGATGCCAGGCTTATCCTGGTAGCCTTTGGCTCTACGGCCCGGATGGCCCTGGAGGCTACGCAAGCTGCCCGGGAGCGGGGGATGAAGGTGGGCCTGGTGCGCCCCATCTCCCTCTGGCCCTTCCCCTATGAGGCTATAAGGAAGCTCTGCAAGAGCGCCAAATTCCTGGTGGTGGAGGATAACCTGGGGCAGATGCTGGAGGATGTGGAGATGGCCGCGGGGGAAGTCCATTTCCTGGGGATGCTGGCCAGGCATGAGCCCCGGGAGCAGGGGATGGTCTTCCCCGATAAGGTCCTGGAGAAGATAGAGGAGGTCTACTAG
- a CDS encoding ferredoxin family protein has protein sequence MLEYIIVLMALGDIVINERYCKGCGYCVRFCARGCIVQPGDKFTHQGYLLPLFSDPSRCNACGVCAWMCPDQAIEVFRYVEAERPARA, from the coding sequence ATGCTGGAATATATTATTGTCCTAATGGCGCTGGGGGATATAGTTATCAACGAGCGGTACTGCAAGGGGTGCGGCTACTGCGTCAGGTTCTGCGCCCGTGGGTGTATCGTCCAGCCAGGGGACAAGTTCACCCATCAGGGCTATCTCCTCCCCCTCTTCTCCGACCCCTCCCGGTGCAACGCCTGTGGCGTCTGCGCCTGGATGTGCCCCGACCAGGCTATAGAGGTCTTCCGATATGTAGAGGCCGAAAGGCCGGCCAGGGCCTAG
- the lsrF gene encoding 3-hydroxy-5-phosphonooxypentane-2,4-dione thiolase, translating into MDWGMKNRLARLIQPDGHCLFLPIDHGYFQGPTTKLERPGETMKPLLPYFDALFVTRGVLRSAIDPENTKPVILRVSGGASIVGKDLSHEGLTTSVKEALRLNASGVGISIFVGSEHERESLLNLAKLVDEGEEYGLPVMAVTAVGKELEKREARYLALCCRIAAELGARVVKTYWCEGFEKVVNGCPVPVVIAGGPKVDTELEVFNFVHDGMEKGAIGVNLGRNIWQHDYPVAMVKALRAIIHENANPKQAHDIFRKEKEKAVRAPE; encoded by the coding sequence ATGGACTGGGGGATGAAGAACCGCCTGGCCCGATTAATCCAGCCGGATGGCCATTGCCTTTTCTTGCCCATAGACCATGGCTATTTTCAGGGGCCGACTACAAAGCTGGAAAGGCCCGGTGAGACCATGAAGCCCCTTCTCCCCTACTTTGACGCCCTCTTTGTCACCCGGGGAGTACTGCGCTCCGCCATCGACCCGGAGAATACCAAGCCCGTTATCCTCAGGGTCTCAGGGGGAGCCAGCATAGTCGGCAAGGATCTGTCCCATGAGGGGCTTACCACATCGGTAAAGGAGGCCCTCCGCCTCAATGCCAGCGGGGTGGGAATATCCATCTTTGTGGGCAGTGAGCATGAACGGGAGTCCCTGTTAAACCTGGCGAAGCTGGTGGATGAAGGGGAGGAGTACGGCCTTCCCGTAATGGCCGTCACCGCGGTGGGCAAGGAGCTGGAAAAGAGGGAGGCCCGCTATCTGGCTCTGTGCTGTCGCATCGCTGCCGAGCTGGGGGCGAGGGTCGTAAAGACCTACTGGTGCGAAGGGTTTGAGAAGGTAGTGAATGGCTGCCCTGTCCCCGTGGTCATAGCGGGAGGGCCCAAGGTGGACACGGAGTTGGAGGTGTTCAACTTCGTCCATGACGGCATGGAGAAGGGTGCTATCGGGGTGAACCTGGGGAGAAACATCTGGCAGCATGACTATCCGGTAGCTATGGTCAAGGCCCTGAGGGCCATCATCCACGAAAACGCCAACCCGAAACAGGCCCACGACATATTCAGAAAGGAAAAGGAAAAGGCGGTAAGAGCCCCGGAATGA